In the Lottiidibacillus patelloidae genome, one interval contains:
- a CDS encoding GNAT family N-acetyltransferase, whose protein sequence is MTEHVQSLQQHIELGDGLRLVFKEPNEYFKYYSIYYGQKYADYYFRRSSETSLEIVSIFNCGYLIIKDENVVGGVFLKPNFMSDLFVVPPYDDYEGLVDKLLEHLKKVSKTEEKIYLREIVEEHVAMYKQKGCQVHEVNYWMIRPTQSMKAMLPEGYISRSISMEDINDIAYLIMKSYKANPVYKQIASKEDYILHVTEFIEKHKDNKIMDECSRVIVDNSNNKIVGVCLHMEFEDYPLIMSLVVDPEHQNKGLGRFLLTHSINISSKEYPATRLAVIKDNSAIELYENLGFIRNKSLTDMHLE, encoded by the coding sequence TTGACTGAGCATGTTCAATCATTACAACAGCATATTGAATTAGGAGATGGATTGAGGCTAGTTTTTAAAGAACCAAATGAATACTTTAAATATTATTCGATTTATTATGGACAAAAATATGCAGATTACTATTTTCGAAGGTCCTCGGAGACATCATTGGAAATAGTATCTATTTTTAATTGCGGATATTTAATCATAAAAGATGAAAACGTTGTTGGCGGTGTATTCCTAAAACCTAATTTTATGTCAGATTTATTTGTTGTTCCTCCTTATGACGATTATGAAGGATTAGTCGACAAGCTTTTAGAGCATTTAAAAAAGGTATCGAAAACAGAAGAGAAGATTTATCTGAGAGAAATTGTAGAAGAACACGTTGCAATGTATAAACAAAAAGGATGCCAAGTTCATGAAGTTAATTATTGGATGATACGTCCAACACAATCAATGAAGGCAATGCTTCCTGAAGGATATATTTCAAGATCTATTTCAATGGAAGACATAAATGATATAGCATATTTAATTATGAAATCCTATAAAGCAAATCCAGTTTATAAACAAATTGCATCAAAAGAAGATTATATTCTACATGTTACGGAATTCATAGAAAAGCATAAAGACAATAAAATCATGGATGAGTGTTCAAGAGTTATTGTTGATAATAGCAATAATAAGATTGTTGGTGTCTGCTTACACATGGAATTTGAAGATTATCCTTTAATTATGAGTTTAGTAGTAGACCCTGAACATCAAAATAAAGGTCTTGGACGATTTTTGTTAACCCACTCTATAAACATATCGAGTAAAGAGTACCCAGCTACCCGTTTAGCTGTAATAAAAGATAATTCAGCAATAGAACTTTATGAAAACCTTGGATTTATTAGAAACAAATCTCTAACTGATATGCATTTAGAATAA